One Triticum dicoccoides isolate Atlit2015 ecotype Zavitan chromosome 5B, WEW_v2.0, whole genome shotgun sequence genomic window carries:
- the LOC119308543 gene encoding uncharacterized protein LOC119308543 — translation MAGDDDLAALHEQAALASSAAVSASDLDFAFQLQVAEAIQASLRGNSNPSSSSSAAASSPFQSAAVLESSDVAYALAVHAADLARAEEDRLDAQRLREAHAQAAATVRIAAHDAIFARELASIPEDQWARDGDNIERPLDPTKPIFRVFFKGLSSKGVVGPRDRDPGVAVLAVAVCDHQGNVVLRIQKPVEASVGGHMTLEVMALTEGLEAALGLGIQSIKIVTDYRVLYNHLLGFWRPTQKKLADMIDQVLSVRKKFKQCEVLFVERRQLEYVMKLARESVESQLAKAITVHTGMEMRENCAICLEDTDVSKIHAVEGCAHRFCFSCMKEHVKVKLLHGMLPACPQDGCTKQLTVEGSKVFLSPRLLGIMVQRIREAQIPPTQKIYCPYPKCSALMSLSEVIQPMQESCSKYSVADSATLRKCVKCRGSFCISCRVPWHDRMTCHDYKMMHPHAHSGDAKLENLAERRLWRKCVKCQHMIELAEGCYHMTCVCGYEFCYTCGKEWKAKKPTCSCPLWDERNLIRNDIGGNVVHENIQGDEDEFDDDEDDYYVQDGAHYNQGFR, via the exons ATGGCCGGCGACGATGACCTGGCGGCCCTCCACGAGCAGGCAGCCCTGGCCTCCTccgccgccgtctccgcctccGATCTCGACTTCGCCTTCCAACTCCAGGTCGCCGAGGCCATCCAAGCATCTCTTCGCGGCAACAGTAACCCCTCCTCTTCCAGctctgccgccgcctcctccccatttCAGTCCGCCGCTGTGCTCGAGTCATCGGACGTCGCATACGCCCTAGCGGTCCACGCCGCCGACCTCGCTCGTGCCGAGGAGGACCGCCTCGACGCCCAGCGCCTCCGCGAGGCCCACGCGCAAGCGGCCGCCACCGTCCGCATCGCCGCCCACGACGCCATCTTCGCGCGCGAGCTCGCATCCATTCCAGAGGACCAATGGGCTCGTGATGGCGACAACATCGAGCGCCCCCTCGACCCGACCAAGCCCATCTTCCGCGTCTTCTTCAAGGGCTTGTCAAGCAAGGGGGTGGTGGGGCCGCGGGACCGGGACCCGGGCGTCGCGGTGCTCGCCGTGGCCGTCTGCGACCACCAGGGAAATGTGGTGCTCAGGATACAGAAGCCGGTGGAAGCATCTGTGGGTGGGCACATGACGCTCGAGGTGATGGCGCTCACCGaaggcctcgaggcggctcttgggTTGGGGATCCAAAGCATCAAGATTGTCACCGATTACAGGGTGCTGTACAACCAT TTGCTTGGATTTTGGCGGCCAACACAGAAGAAGCTTGCAGATATGATAGATCAGGTCCTGTCAGTGCGAAAGAAATTTAAGCAATGTGAAGTATTATTTGTCGAACGAAGGCAACTTGAATATGTGATGAAACTAGCCAGAGAATCTGTAGAGTCTCAGCTTGCCAAAGCTATTACTGTGCATACTGGCATGGAGATGAGAGAGAATTGCGCCATCTGCCTTGAAGACACTGATGTTTCTAAAATTCATGCAGTCGAAGGTTGTGCACATCGCTTTTGCTTCTCCTGCATGAAGGAGCATGTGAAAGTTAAGCTACTCCACGGAATGCTCCCAGCTTGCCCCCAAGATGGTTGCACTAAACAGCTGACTGTCGAGGGTTCGAAGGTATTCCTGTCACCGCGACTCTTAGGGATCATGGTGCAACGTATCAGGGAAGCACAAATCCCTCCCACTCAAAAGATTTATTGTCCGTACCCCAAGTGTTCAGCCTTGATGTCGTTGAGTGAAGTGATACAGCCAATGCAAGAATCTTGCTCAAAGTACAGTGTTGCTGATTCTGCCACATTGAGAAAGTGTGTTAAATGCAGAGGCTCGTTCTGCATCAGCTGCAGGGTTCCATGGCATGACAGGATGACTTGTCATGACTATAAGATGATGCACCCCCATGCTCATTCAGGAGATGCGAAGTTAGAGAACCTTGCAGAGCGCCGGCTATGGCGCAAGTGTGTCAAATGCCAGCACATGATTGAACTCGCAGAGGGTTGCTACCATATGACTTGTGT GTGTGGCTATGAATTCTGCTACACCTGTGGGAAGGAATGGAAGGCCAAGAAACCGACCTGCTCCTGCCCACTGTGGGATGAACGGAATCTAATCCGTAATGATATTGGGGGCAATGTTGTCCATGAAAACATTCAGGGAGATGAAGATGAGTTCGATGATGACGAGGACGATTACTATGTTCAAGATGGTGCTCACTATAACCAGGGGTTTCGGTGA